A single region of the Kwoniella botswanensis chromosome 1, complete sequence genome encodes:
- a CDS encoding 3'(2'),5'-bisphosphate nucleotidase, producing MSSSNLPFTRLQKETEVAILSVLRACYLTKNVQDTLVNQDTLIKKDKSPVTVADLSAQSLISLHLLSHFPQDPIIGEEDTSELRVNDGLREKVVKLVSEGFEREEGWGKGKTFSEDEVLKAIDAGSAEGGNKGRFWTIVIDGTSGFIRHQQYAVCLALIVDGQVEMGVIGCPNLGPEPAKIGEEIIPNGKGVLMVAVRGEGSFSRPLTSPTYTKLSLPPTPPASNPLTFLESVESGHSAHSIQARIGELLEVKRPSLRMDSQAKYACLGRGEGGVYLRIPTKYAGGKEYAEKIWDHASGSLLIHESGGICTDMHGQPLNFGVGRTLKNNEGIVAAGKEIHGKAVEAVKKAVEEVGVKKD from the exons atgtcatcttccaacttacCTTTCACAAGGTTACAGAAGGAAACCGAAGTGGCCATATTGTCGGTCTTGAGAGCATGTTACTT GACAAAGAACGTACAAGATACTTTGGTAAACCAAGATACGCTCATCAAAAAAGATAAATCACCTGTCACAG TTGCCGATCTCTCTGCTCAATCGCTCATCTCCTTGCACCTCCTCTCGCATTTTCCACAAGATCCAATTATAGGGGAAGAGGATACTTCCGAGTTGAGAGTCAATGACGgattgagagagaaagtggTCAAACTTGTTAGTGAAGGGttcgaaagagaggaagggtGGGGCAAAGGCAAGACCTTCagtgaagatga AGTGCTTAAAGCGATAGATGCTGGTTCAGCAGAAGGTGGAAACAAAGGTAGATTCTGGACCATCGTGA TCGACGGTACATCAGGTTTCATCCGACACCAACAATACGCAGTCTGTCTCGCGCTTATCGTCGACGGTCAAGTGGAAATGGGAGTTATCGGATGTCCGAATCTCGGTCCAGAACCAGCTAAGATCGGTGAAGAGATCATTCCCAATGGAAAGGGGGTTTTGATGGTTGCCGtcagaggagaaggaagtttTTCT CGTCCACTCACTTCCCCAACCTACACCAAACTCTCCCTCCCTCCCACTCCACCAGCCTCCAACCCACTGACATTCCTCGAGTCCGTCGAGTCTGGACACTCGGCACATTCCATCCAAGCTCGTATTGGTGAATTGTTAGAAGTGAAAAGACCAAGTTTGAGGATGGACAGTCAGGCTAAGTATGCTTGTTTGGGtagaggtgaaggtggtgtaTA CCTCCGAATCCCGACTAAATACGCTGGTGGTAAAGAGTACGCCGAGAAGATATGGGATCACGCCTCTGGATCGTTATTGATCCATGAATCAGGAGGTATATGTACCGACATGCATGGTCAACCGTTAAACTTCGGTGTAGGAAGAACGTTGAAGAATAACGAGGGAATCGTAGCTGCCGGGAAAGAGATTCACGGCAAGGCCGTTGAGGCTGTTAAGAAGGCTGTTGAGGAAGTCGGAGTTAAGAAGGATTAA